GCCGCGAGCAGGTCGTCCTTGCGCTGGCTGACCGGCAGCTCGGCCGGGTAGGTGATCGTCGGGATGCCTGATCGCCGCGTGGCCAGCCTGGCCTCGGCCCGCTCGACCTCGCTCGCGATCTCGGTGAGGGCCTGCTGGCGGGCCTCAGGTTCGCGGACCTTGCGGGTGCCATCCAGCCGCCGTTGCAGGCTGCGCTGGTCGCGCGGCATCAGCTCGGAGATGCGGGTGCGGAGATCGTGAGTCATGTCCAGCCCAGGATATGCAGGATCCGCTCCGGACTCGAACGCGTTTCCGCCGGGTGGGCTCTTTACGATCATTTGATGACTTCACGGGTACGCGAATTGCGGCTGGTGGTGACCGCTGCCGACTATGACGCGGCGCTGCGGTTCTATCGGGATGTGCTGGGGTTGGACGAGCGGGCGGCCTTCTCCTCGCCGGGCGGCCGGGTGACGATCCTGGAGGCCGGGCGGGCGACGTTGGAGATCGCCGACCCGTCGCACGCCGCCTATATCGACGAGGTGGAGGTGGGGCGCCGGGTGGCGGGGCACCTGCGGGTGGCGTTCGAGGTGGCTGACGCGCCCGGGGTCACGGCGGAGCTGGTCGAGGCGGGTGCGGAGCTGGTCGCCGAGCCGACGGTGACGCCGTGGAACTCGCTCAACTCCCGGCTGGAGGCACCCGGCGGGCTTCAGCTCACGCTCTTCGCCGAGCTGGGCTGAGACGCTCCGCCGTCACCTCTCACGACCGCCGCAACTCTTCGAGAGTTGCGGCGGTCTTGTCGATTTCTCGTAATATTAATTCCTACTAGATCGCTAGGATATGGCGCATGATCGAGGAATGACCCTCACTGTCGATGACGATCTTCTGCTCGCGCTCGGGCGTGAGGCACAGGATCTGCTCTTCCGCAACGCGCGCACCGCCAACACCTTCACCGACGAACCCGTCGACGAGGAGCAGGTGCGGGCGATCCACGAGCTCGTCCGGCTCGCGCCGACGGCGTTGAACGCCCAGCCGCTGCGTACGCTGCTGGTGCGCTCCGACGCTGCCCGGATGCGGCTCCTGGCGCACGTCTCCGACGGCAACCGGGCCAAGACCGCCACGGCGCCCCTCGTCGCGGTGCTCGCCGCCGACACCGAGTTCCACGAGAACCTGCCCGAGCTCTATCCCCGGCGGCCCAAGGCGCGGGAGTGGTTCACCGATCCGGCCTATCGGGAGGCGCAGGCGAAGTTCAACGCCACCCTGCAGATCGGGTATTTCCTGATCGGCGTGCGCGCCGCCGGGCTGGCGGCGGGGCCGATGGCCGGCTTCGACAACGCCGGGGTGGACCGGGAGTTCTTCCCGGACGGCCGGCACCGGTCGCTGCTGCTGGTCAACATCGGTCGTCCCGGCCCGGACGCGTGGGACGAGCGGCTGCCCCGCCTGGGCTTCGACGAGACGGTCTGGACGATCTGAGTCTGTCCCCGCACGGGCCGGCAGGCGGATTACTCCTGGCGGTGGCGCTGGCGGGACATCTCCAGGGCGCTGCGCAGCTCGGCCATGATCCGGGGACCGCGCCGGGCGAAGCCGAGCTCGTCGATCGCCTCGTCAAGCACGTCCTCCTCGGTCCGCAGCCGACCGTCGCTCTCGATCCACGCGAGCAGCTCCACCAGCGTGCCGACCGAGTAGTCCGCGATCGGCAGCCCCGGCTCGAAGTCGGGCCGCTGCCGGGTGCGGATCCGCTCCGGACCCGCCTCGATAGGACCAACTCTTGAAGAGTTGCGGCGATCGTGGGCGTCGGCGGGAGACGCGGGCGCGGCTGCCTCCTGCGCCGGAGCCCCGGCCGGAGCCGCGGTCGGAGCCGGTGCTGGAGTGCCGGCCGGGGCCAGGTCCGCTGCCGTCGCGGTGGAACCTGCCGCGACGGGCATGGCCTGCGCTGCCGTGGCTTCCGTCGCGGTCTGCCCGGCTGCGCCGGCGGGCTGGCGGGTGAGGTCGGTCAGGGTCGGGGCGAGCGGCTCGGAGTCGA
This portion of the Allocatelliglobosispora scoriae genome encodes:
- a CDS encoding malonic semialdehyde reductase; protein product: MTLTVDDDLLLALGREAQDLLFRNARTANTFTDEPVDEEQVRAIHELVRLAPTALNAQPLRTLLVRSDAARMRLLAHVSDGNRAKTATAPLVAVLAADTEFHENLPELYPRRPKAREWFTDPAYREAQAKFNATLQIGYFLIGVRAAGLAAGPMAGFDNAGVDREFFPDGRHRSLLLVNIGRPGPDAWDERLPRLGFDETVWTI
- a CDS encoding VOC family protein, yielding MTSRVRELRLVVTAADYDAALRFYRDVLGLDERAAFSSPGGRVTILEAGRATLEIADPSHAAYIDEVEVGRRVAGHLRVAFEVADAPGVTAELVEAGAELVAEPTVTPWNSLNSRLEAPGGLQLTLFAELG